A window of the Bdellovibrio sp. ZAP7 genome harbors these coding sequences:
- a CDS encoding Rnase Y domain-containing protein, translating into MTALIATALVGIIAGGILGWALHKLNVKRTLRLAREDAQEIVDEAKEAIELKELEQKERIQEIEMEMWTKVEPDMLKSEGRIEDLQEVANEKKAKADSIVQEEKKKLQEREADVKAQEQALRGQEAELTKIKDAQKALNNEFVQKLTVKLGTSAEDFKTELKAKMEDEAVRRAARLAQEHEEDAKEHAETRAKRILALVIDRFARPYCPERGIGAVNFPDAHVRKLFVDPAGANIKAVQESCGCDIIVEQDMEMVGVAGFDPVRRELTRRTLERIFKEKKSITPEFIKKIAENQKKELFKNIKHDGDAMAKELKLEGLNAEVRQMMGSLRYRYSFTQNQYFHCGEVGWLAGLMAAELGLDIKKARRVGMLHDIGKSMDHVMEGGHAVIGADFIAARGEAPDVVHAVKAHHFDEQPSTDHAFLVIAADAVSGARPGARRSTIESYNQKVSELQDIARSFPGVTDCFVLSGGRECRVLVNGKKIDDMHALDLSKKIAAKIEEECNYPGQIKVVVVRETVVSEQTRKELA; encoded by the coding sequence ATGACTGCATTGATTGCTACAGCCCTGGTTGGAATTATCGCCGGTGGGATTTTGGGTTGGGCCTTGCACAAGTTGAATGTGAAACGCACACTTCGTCTGGCGCGTGAAGACGCCCAGGAAATTGTCGATGAAGCGAAGGAAGCGATCGAGCTGAAAGAGCTTGAGCAAAAAGAGCGCATTCAAGAAATCGAAATGGAAATGTGGACCAAAGTTGAACCTGACATGTTGAAGTCAGAAGGTCGCATTGAAGATTTGCAAGAGGTCGCAAACGAAAAAAAAGCCAAAGCCGATTCCATCGTTCAAGAAGAGAAAAAGAAACTTCAGGAACGCGAAGCCGACGTAAAAGCACAGGAACAGGCTTTACGTGGCCAAGAAGCCGAACTTACGAAAATCAAGGATGCACAAAAAGCATTGAATAATGAATTCGTACAAAAGCTTACGGTAAAACTGGGAACTTCTGCGGAAGATTTCAAAACGGAACTAAAAGCTAAAATGGAAGACGAAGCTGTTCGTCGTGCTGCGCGCTTGGCACAAGAACACGAAGAAGATGCAAAAGAACACGCGGAAACCCGTGCAAAACGCATCCTGGCTTTGGTGATCGACCGTTTTGCAAGACCGTATTGTCCTGAGCGCGGCATTGGTGCCGTGAACTTCCCGGATGCTCACGTGCGCAAATTGTTTGTGGATCCAGCGGGAGCCAACATCAAAGCAGTTCAAGAGAGCTGCGGTTGCGATATCATTGTGGAACAAGACATGGAAATGGTCGGCGTTGCCGGCTTTGACCCTGTTCGCCGTGAACTGACGCGCAGAACTTTAGAAAGAATCTTTAAAGAAAAGAAAAGCATCACCCCTGAGTTCATCAAAAAAATTGCTGAAAATCAGAAGAAAGAACTTTTCAAAAACATCAAACACGATGGCGATGCTATGGCAAAAGAGCTTAAGCTTGAGGGCCTGAATGCGGAAGTTCGTCAGATGATGGGTTCTTTGCGCTATCGTTACTCCTTCACGCAAAACCAATACTTTCACTGCGGCGAAGTGGGTTGGCTTGCGGGATTGATGGCTGCAGAACTGGGGCTTGATATCAAGAAAGCTCGCCGTGTGGGCATGCTACACGACATCGGCAAATCCATGGACCACGTGATGGAAGGTGGACATGCCGTGATTGGTGCCGACTTTATCGCGGCCCGCGGTGAAGCGCCTGATGTCGTTCACGCGGTTAAAGCCCATCACTTTGACGAACAACCCTCTACAGATCATGCCTTCCTGGTTATCGCAGCCGATGCAGTGTCTGGTGCGCGCCCTGGGGCTCGTCGTTCAACGATCGAGTCTTACAATCAAAAAGTTTCTGAACTTCAAGACATTGCTCGCAGCTTTCCTGGAGTTACAGACTGCTTTGTATTGAGTGGTGGTCGCGAGTGCCGTGTGCTTGTGAACGGTAAAAAAATCGACGATATGCACGCTTTAGATCTGTCTAAAAAAATTGCAGCGAAGATCGAAGAAGAGTGCAATTACCCTGGGCAAATCAAAGTTGTTGTGGTCCGAGAAACCGTGGTGAGTGAGCAAACGCGCAAAGAACTTGCGTAA